One window of Chamaesiphon minutus PCC 6605 genomic DNA carries:
- a CDS encoding dihydrolipoamide acetyltransferase family protein, with protein sequence MAIHEVFMPALSSTMTEGKIVSWQKSPGDKVEKGEIVVVVESDKADMDVETFYSGYIATIVVPAGESAPVGSAIALVAETQAEIEVAKQQAQGKSSAATATAPTTTSAPAATAAATTIAPPATTATPAAAPLRSDRPVVSPRARKLAKEYGVAVETLNGTGPNGRITAEDVGTAAGKPQAAPGHSQPATPVAAPTFVPPAAPAIAAVAGSVVPFTTLQSAVTRNMMASLSVPTFRVGYTIETNNLDKLYKQIKDKGVTMTALLAKAVAMTLAKHPIVNASYTDAGINHPGSINIAVAVSMPDGGLITPVLQNADKLDLYSLSRMWKDLVDRARSKQLQPQEYSSGTFTISNLGMLGVDRFDAILPPGTGAILAVGASQPQVVASEDGTFAIRRQMQVNMTADHRIIYGADAANFLKDLALLIQTNAQSLTL encoded by the coding sequence ATGGCAATACACGAAGTTTTCATGCCTGCTCTAAGTTCGACTATGACTGAAGGCAAGATCGTCTCTTGGCAAAAATCGCCAGGGGACAAAGTTGAAAAAGGTGAAATCGTTGTCGTGGTCGAATCCGACAAAGCCGATATGGACGTGGAAACCTTTTATAGCGGCTATATTGCGACGATCGTCGTCCCAGCCGGAGAGTCCGCACCAGTCGGATCGGCGATCGCGTTAGTGGCCGAAACTCAAGCTGAAATAGAAGTAGCCAAGCAGCAAGCCCAAGGCAAATCTTCAGCCGCGACGGCCACTGCCCCCACGACAACATCGGCACCAGCCGCCACCGCCGCAGCTACCACGATCGCGCCCCCAGCCACAACTGCAACTCCAGCAGCAGCTCCACTCAGAAGCGATCGGCCCGTAGTTTCCCCTCGTGCGAGGAAATTAGCCAAAGAATACGGCGTTGCTGTCGAAACTCTTAATGGTACTGGCCCCAATGGTCGGATTACGGCAGAAGATGTCGGTACCGCTGCTGGGAAACCGCAAGCAGCTCCCGGTCACAGCCAGCCAGCAACACCAGTTGCTGCACCCACATTCGTACCGCCTGCTGCTCCCGCAATCGCAGCGGTAGCTGGCAGCGTAGTTCCCTTTACAACCCTCCAATCCGCCGTCACTCGCAACATGATGGCGAGCCTTTCGGTACCGACATTCCGCGTCGGCTACACGATCGAAACCAACAATCTCGATAAACTTTATAAACAAATTAAAGATAAGGGCGTTACCATGACGGCACTGCTAGCCAAAGCAGTCGCCATGACCCTTGCGAAACATCCGATCGTTAATGCTAGCTACACCGATGCAGGCATTAACCATCCTGGCTCGATTAACATCGCCGTCGCCGTCTCGATGCCCGATGGCGGTTTGATTACCCCCGTCCTCCAAAATGCCGATAAACTCGACCTTTACTCCCTCTCGCGGATGTGGAAAGATCTAGTCGATCGGGCGCGGAGCAAGCAGTTACAGCCTCAAGAGTATAGCTCTGGCACCTTTACCATCTCCAACCTCGGAATGCTCGGTGTCGATCGGTTTGATGCCATTCTACCCCCCGGTACGGGCGCAATTTTGGCAGTCGGTGCATCCCAGCCGCAAGTAGTGGCTAGCGAAGATGGTACGTTTGCGATCCGGCGTCAAATGCAGGTAAATATGACTGCCGATCATCGGATTATCTATGGTGCCGATGCAGCTAATTTCCTCAAAGATTTGGCTCTGTTAATTCAAACTAACGCTCAATCTTTGACATTATAG
- a CDS encoding ABC transporter permease, whose translation MNWWEQLKRNGLARIGAIALVLMYLMVIAAEFVAPYDPYVSQDDGSLLPPTAIHWTDPEGKWIGAHVYPTTQGKTDLNTGDRLLKVDTTKPSPISLLVRGSSYKLFQVSIPLLPKFDPAMSKKNKGNAAVVKTKADAQEFTIFSGIPCDWHLFGTTGAGKINLFGTDEQGRDQFSRLVYGGRISLFIGLIGVLISFPIGMILGGIAGYFGGWIDAVIMRVAEVLMTLPSLYLLVALASVLPDRVSSSQRFLLIVAITSFISWAGLARVIRGQVLSIKEREFVQAARAMGAKPFYIIVRHVLPQTATYLIISATLAIPSFIVSESVLSLIGLGIQPPDPSWGNLLSIATNTSILIFQPWLIWPPAVLIILTVLAFNLLGDGLRDALDPRNLQRSST comes from the coding sequence ATGAATTGGTGGGAACAGTTAAAACGGAATGGATTGGCTAGAATAGGTGCGATCGCGCTAGTGTTGATGTATCTAATGGTCATTGCCGCCGAGTTTGTCGCGCCATACGATCCTTATGTTTCGCAAGATGATGGCTCCCTGTTGCCACCAACTGCCATTCATTGGACAGATCCAGAGGGTAAGTGGATTGGGGCGCATGTGTACCCCACTACTCAGGGAAAAACCGATCTAAATACAGGAGATCGATTGCTTAAGGTAGATACGACAAAACCATCGCCGATTAGCTTGTTGGTGCGCGGTTCTAGCTATAAGTTGTTTCAAGTTAGTATCCCATTGCTGCCGAAATTCGATCCGGCGATGAGTAAGAAAAATAAGGGTAATGCCGCAGTTGTCAAGACTAAAGCTGACGCTCAGGAATTTACGATCTTTTCTGGTATTCCCTGCGATTGGCATTTATTTGGTACCACAGGTGCGGGCAAAATCAATCTCTTCGGCACTGACGAACAGGGGCGAGATCAATTCAGTCGGCTCGTCTATGGCGGTAGAATTAGCCTGTTTATCGGTCTGATTGGCGTATTAATCTCTTTCCCCATCGGCATGATTTTAGGTGGGATTGCGGGCTATTTTGGCGGCTGGATCGATGCTGTAATCATGCGCGTAGCTGAGGTACTGATGACTCTACCGAGTCTATATTTATTAGTGGCTCTAGCTTCAGTATTACCCGATCGAGTCAGTAGTTCTCAACGTTTTTTACTAATCGTCGCAATTACATCATTCATCAGTTGGGCGGGATTGGCACGGGTAATTCGTGGTCAAGTATTATCGATCAAAGAGCGAGAATTCGTCCAAGCCGCACGCGCAATGGGTGCGAAACCGTTTTATATTATCGTCCGCCATGTGCTGCCACAAACGGCTACTTATTTAATTATTTCGGCAACTTTAGCGATTCCGAGTTTCATCGTTTCTGAGTCGGTATTGAGCCTGATCGGATTGGGGATTCAACCCCCCGATCCTTCATGGGGCAATCTACTTTCGATCGCGACTAATACTTCAATTCTGATCTTCCAACCCTGGTTAATTTGGCCGCCAGCAGTATTAATTATCCTGACTGTACTAGCATTCAATCTTCTGGGCGACGGTTTACGCGATGCCCTCGATCCGCGCAATTTACAACGTTCTTCCACCTGA